From Kangiella sp. TOML190, one genomic window encodes:
- a CDS encoding M23 family metallopeptidase, with product MNRSRLMATTMLAVLSLAVVIALTVVITRWSMEQDLVSESAIKQWNQELVTQKEELLAAKERSEQQIQALSSRLAGLQAHLLRLDAMGNRVASDMGIAEEFAFSQEPAIGGAESSPYASNAQYEDVASTLSQLENNILQKEQQLSALEAIVFDKDINAEQKISGRPIVKGWLSSPYGNRADPFTGKKDWHPGIDFAALAGSEVIATAAGVVTTVGSKSGYGKFIEINHGDGFSTRYAHNKELLVKKGDMVKKGQVIAKVGNTGRSTGPHVHYEIMKNGRKLNPYRYIKN from the coding sequence ATGAATCGTTCGAGACTAATGGCAACGACTATGCTCGCAGTATTGAGCCTAGCAGTAGTGATCGCCTTAACGGTGGTAATTACGCGTTGGTCTATGGAGCAAGATTTGGTTAGCGAATCTGCCATTAAGCAGTGGAACCAAGAGCTTGTAACTCAAAAAGAAGAGTTATTGGCGGCCAAAGAACGCTCCGAGCAGCAGATCCAAGCCTTGTCTAGCCGTCTTGCTGGACTACAAGCGCACTTATTGCGTTTAGATGCCATGGGCAATCGGGTGGCTTCTGATATGGGTATTGCTGAGGAATTTGCTTTTTCTCAAGAGCCAGCGATTGGTGGTGCTGAAAGCTCGCCTTACGCGTCCAATGCTCAGTATGAAGACGTGGCTTCAACCTTAAGCCAACTCGAAAACAACATTTTGCAGAAAGAGCAACAGCTAAGTGCGCTAGAAGCAATTGTATTTGATAAAGACATCAACGCCGAGCAAAAAATCAGTGGTCGCCCTATTGTCAAAGGTTGGTTGTCTTCGCCCTATGGCAATCGCGCGGATCCTTTTACCGGTAAAAAAGATTGGCATCCAGGTATCGATTTTGCTGCGTTAGCGGGCTCGGAAGTGATTGCCACTGCTGCTGGCGTGGTAACCACTGTGGGTAGCAAGTCTGGATACGGAAAATTCATTGAAATCAATCACGGCGATGGTTTTAGCACCCGCTATGCCCACAACAAGGAATTGTTGGTCAAGAAAGGCGACATGGTAAAGAAAGGGCAAGTTATTGCCAAAGTGGGTAATACTGGCCGCTCTACGGGCCCACACGTGCATTATGAAATCATGAAAAATGGTCGTAAACTCAACCCCTATCGTTACATCAAAAACTAA
- a CDS encoding DUF721 domain-containing protein produces the protein MKRPFRAKSVADSLDRPIEGHLKQLLDKAKNLKSISSGIEQFLPEELQAHCKVAQINSDVLTLFADSAVWANRLRYLGPELLTQLRANGYPSLVSIDIKIRPNF, from the coding sequence ATGAAGCGTCCATTCCGAGCTAAATCGGTGGCTGACAGTTTAGATAGGCCCATTGAGGGTCATTTAAAACAGCTACTCGATAAAGCTAAAAACCTTAAATCCATCTCTAGTGGCATAGAACAATTCTTGCCAGAAGAGTTACAAGCCCATTGCAAAGTTGCTCAAATCAACAGCGATGTGCTCACACTCTTCGCCGATAGCGCCGTCTGGGCGAATCGACTTAGGTACCTAGGCCCTGAGCTACTTACTCAGCTACGAGCCAATGGCTACCCTTCGCTAGTCAGTATCGACATTAAAATTCGACCT